A window of the Thalassophryne amazonica chromosome 11, fThaAma1.1, whole genome shotgun sequence genome harbors these coding sequences:
- the cnot7 gene encoding CCR4-NOT transcription complex subunit 7 isoform X1, translating to MPAATVDHSQRICEVWANNLEEELKRIRHVIRKYNYIAMDTEFPGVVARPIGEFRSNADYQYQLLRCNVDLLKIIQLGLTFMNEQGEYPPGTSTWQFNFKFNLTEDMYAQDSIELLTTSGLQFKKHEDEGIETLYFAELLMTSGVVLCDGVKWLSFHSGYDFGYLIKILSNANLPEEEVDFFEILRLYFPVIYDVKYLMKSCKNLKGGLQEVAEQLELERIGPQHQAGSDSLLTGMAFFKMREMFFEDHIDDAKYCGHLYGLGSGSAYVQNGTGNAYEEEANKQQS from the exons ATGCCCGCAGCTACTGTGGATCACAGCCAAAGAATATGTGAGGTTTGGGCCAACAACCTGGAGGAAGAACTGAAAAGAATCAGACATGTCATCCGAAAGTACAACTATATTGCTATG GACACAGAGTTTCCAGGTGTAGTTGCCAGACCTATTGGAGAGTTCAGAAGCAATGCTGACTATCAGTACCAGTTGTTGCGCTGCAATGTGGATTTACTGAAGATCATCCAGCTGGGCCTCACGTTTATGAATGAACAGGGTGAATACCCTCCaggaacatcaacatggcagttcAATTTTAAATTCAACCTCAC AGAGGATATGTATGCGCAAGACTCCATCGAGCTTCTGACCACATCTGGGCTCCAGTTTAAGAAGCACGAGGATGAAGGCATCGAGACACTCTACTTTGCAGAATTACTCATGACATCAGGTGTGGTGCTCTGTGACGGGGTCAAGTGGCTGTCTTTCCACAG TGGCTATGACTTTGGATATCTGATCAAGATTCTCTCCAATGCAAACCTGCCTGAGGAGGAGGTGGACTTCTTTGAGATTCTTCGCTTGTACTTTCCAGTTATTTATGACGTCAAGTATCTCATGAAGAGCTGCAAAAATCTGAAG GGTGGGCTGCAAGAAGTAGCGGAGCAGCTGGAACTGGAAAGGATTGGACCACAGCATCAGGCAGGCTCTGACTCTTTACTTACCGGCATGGCTTTCTTCAAGATGAGGGAG ATGTTCTTTGAGGATCATATCGATGATGCAAAGTACTGTGGTCACTTGTACGGGCTCGGTTCTGGCTCCGCCTACGTCCAGAATGGAACAGGGAATGCGTACGAAGAGGAGGCGAACAAGCAGCAGTCGTGA
- the cnot7 gene encoding CCR4-NOT transcription complex subunit 7 isoform X2 — protein sequence MPAATVDHSQRICEVWANNLEEELKRIRHVIRKYNYIAMDTEFPGVVARPIGEFRSNADYQYQLLRCNVDLLKIIQLGLTFMNEQGEYPPGTSTWQFNFKFNLTEDMYAQDSIELLTTSGLQFKKHEDEGIETLYFAELLMTSGVVLCDGVKWLSFHSGYDFGYLIKILSNANLPEEEVDFFEILRLYFPVIYDVKYLMKSCKNLKGGLQEVAEQLELERIGPQHQAGSDSLLTGMAFFKMREDLACHQRWRPSSQK from the exons ATGCCCGCAGCTACTGTGGATCACAGCCAAAGAATATGTGAGGTTTGGGCCAACAACCTGGAGGAAGAACTGAAAAGAATCAGACATGTCATCCGAAAGTACAACTATATTGCTATG GACACAGAGTTTCCAGGTGTAGTTGCCAGACCTATTGGAGAGTTCAGAAGCAATGCTGACTATCAGTACCAGTTGTTGCGCTGCAATGTGGATTTACTGAAGATCATCCAGCTGGGCCTCACGTTTATGAATGAACAGGGTGAATACCCTCCaggaacatcaacatggcagttcAATTTTAAATTCAACCTCAC AGAGGATATGTATGCGCAAGACTCCATCGAGCTTCTGACCACATCTGGGCTCCAGTTTAAGAAGCACGAGGATGAAGGCATCGAGACACTCTACTTTGCAGAATTACTCATGACATCAGGTGTGGTGCTCTGTGACGGGGTCAAGTGGCTGTCTTTCCACAG TGGCTATGACTTTGGATATCTGATCAAGATTCTCTCCAATGCAAACCTGCCTGAGGAGGAGGTGGACTTCTTTGAGATTCTTCGCTTGTACTTTCCAGTTATTTATGACGTCAAGTATCTCATGAAGAGCTGCAAAAATCTGAAG GGTGGGCTGCAAGAAGTAGCGGAGCAGCTGGAACTGGAAAGGATTGGACCACAGCATCAGGCAGGCTCTGACTCTTTACTTACCGGCATGGCTTTCTTCAAGATGAGGGAG GATTTGGCATGTCATCAGAGATGGAGACCGTCATCTCAAAAATAG